Proteins encoded within one genomic window of Crocosphaera sp. UHCC 0190:
- a CDS encoding DUF262 domain-containing protein: protein MSLQKEIDDTRKEIRTDGYSMSIGEWISLYENNEVNIYPEFQRFFRWSDYQKSAFIESILLGIPIPPIFVSQRDDGVWDVVDGVQRLSTIYEFVGILNKNEEENNNDPVALQRTTYLPSLEGKKWDDPDDKENSLTQTQRLLIKRAKIAVNIVEKESDKMIKYELFQRLNTGGSVATHQEIRNCILLMLNKNLYKLIRSLADYESFKNCIALSDRLYEEQYDMELVLRFIILFDKDEQSIKKLGGDVNVFLTEKMREIAAKKDLDYDKIEKAFKKTFDVLNETTVDNSFKKYKPEQDRFLGGFLLSAFEVVALGIGYNYKNLPVNNKIPDIIKSIWSDETYKKRSGTGVRAESRLPYLVPLGREVFFNS from the coding sequence ATGTCTCTACAAAAAGAAATTGACGACACAAGAAAAGAAATTCGGACTGATGGTTATTCTATGTCTATTGGCGAATGGATTAGTCTTTATGAGAACAATGAGGTTAATATTTATCCAGAGTTTCAACGGTTTTTTCGTTGGTCAGATTATCAAAAATCAGCTTTTATAGAATCAATTTTATTAGGAATACCCATTCCTCCTATTTTTGTTAGTCAAAGAGATGATGGGGTTTGGGATGTAGTAGACGGTGTTCAGAGACTATCAACTATCTATGAATTTGTTGGTATTTTAAATAAAAATGAGGAAGAAAATAATAACGATCCTGTCGCTTTACAAAGAACTACATATTTACCTTCTTTGGAAGGTAAAAAATGGGATGATCCTGATGATAAAGAAAATTCTCTGACGCAGACACAACGTTTATTAATTAAGCGAGCAAAAATTGCGGTCAATATTGTTGAAAAAGAAAGCGATAAAATGATTAAATATGAGTTGTTTCAACGACTCAATACAGGTGGATCAGTCGCTACACATCAAGAAATCAGAAATTGTATTCTGTTGATGTTAAATAAAAATTTATATAAATTAATTCGTTCACTTGCTGATTATGAATCATTCAAAAACTGTATTGCTTTGAGCGATAGACTTTATGAAGAACAGTATGATATGGAGTTAGTATTACGTTTCATTATTTTGTTCGATAAAGATGAGCAAAGTATCAAAAAATTAGGAGGAGATGTTAACGTTTTTTTGACTGAAAAAATGCGAGAGATAGCAGCTAAAAAAGACTTAGATTATGATAAGATAGAAAAGGCTTTCAAAAAAACTTTTGATGTTCTTAATGAAACAACAGTAGATAATAGCTTTAAAAAATATAAACCAGAACAAGATAGATTTTTAGGCGGTTTCCTCTTATCTGCGTTTGAAGTTGTTGCATTAGGAATAGGATATAATTATAAAAACCTACCTGTAAATAATAAAATACCTGATATCATAAAAAGCATTTGGTCAGATGAAACTTATAAAAAACGATCAGGGACGGGCGTTAGGGCTGAAAGTCGTTTACCTTATCTTGTCCCCCTTGGTAGAGAGGTATTTTTTAACTCATGA
- a CDS encoding argininosuccinate synthase yields the protein MGRANKVVLAYSGGVDTSVCIPYLKNEWGVDEVITLAADLGQGDELGPIQAKALKFGASESLVSDATAEFVTDYAFKSIKANALYESRYPLSTALARPLIAKLLVEAAEKYGADAVAHGCTAKGNDQVRFDLGILALNPTLKVLAPAREWNMSREQTIAYGERCGMEFPVKKSSPFSIDRNLLGRSIEAGPLEDPMTEPPEEIYLMTKAIADTPDSPEYVEIGFEKGIPVSLNGQTLDPVALITQLNEVVGKHGVGRLDMIENRVVGIKSREIYEAPALLVLIDAHRDLESLTLTADVTHYKKGVEETYSHLIYRGLWYSPLKEALDALIDQTQERVTGMVRIKLFKGNATIVGRQSDYSIYSPHLSTYGEDDRFDHKAAEGFIYIWGLPTRVWAEKTRG from the coding sequence ATGGGTCGTGCTAATAAAGTCGTTCTTGCGTATTCTGGTGGGGTTGATACCTCTGTTTGTATCCCCTATCTTAAAAATGAATGGGGAGTAGATGAAGTCATTACCCTCGCTGCTGACTTGGGCCAAGGAGATGAACTGGGCCCCATTCAAGCCAAAGCCTTAAAATTTGGGGCTTCTGAGTCCTTAGTAAGCGATGCTACCGCCGAATTTGTCACAGATTATGCCTTTAAATCTATTAAAGCCAATGCCCTCTATGAGAGTCGTTATCCCCTCTCTACCGCTTTGGCCCGCCCCCTCATTGCTAAATTATTAGTAGAAGCGGCTGAAAAATATGGGGCAGATGCAGTGGCCCACGGTTGTACCGCTAAGGGTAACGATCAGGTACGCTTTGATCTGGGAATTTTAGCCCTGAACCCTACCTTAAAGGTGTTGGCCCCGGCCCGGGAATGGAATATGAGTCGGGAACAAACCATTGCGTACGGGGAACGCTGTGGCATGGAATTTCCGGTTAAGAAGTCTTCACCTTTTAGTATTGATCGCAATTTATTGGGACGCAGTATTGAAGCGGGGCCCCTCGAAGATCCGATGACGGAACCCCCCGAAGAAATTTATCTGATGACTAAGGCGATCGCTGATACCCCTGATAGTCCCGAATATGTTGAAATTGGCTTTGAAAAGGGTATTCCCGTTAGTCTCAATGGTCAAACCCTTGATCCTGTTGCCCTCATTACTCAACTAAATGAGGTCGTGGGTAAACATGGGGTCGGCCGTCTTGATATGATTGAGAACCGTGTGGTTGGTATTAAATCACGGGAAATTTATGAGGCCCCTGCTTTATTGGTGTTAATTGATGCCCACCGCGACTTAGAAAGTCTGACCTTGACTGCTGATGTCACTCATTATAAGAAAGGGGTTGAGGAAACCTACAGTCATTTGATCTATCGGGGTTTATGGTATTCTCCCCTAAAAGAAGCCCTCGATGCCTTAATTGACCAAACTCAGGAACGGGTCACGGGGATGGTACGCATTAAGCTATTTAAGGGCAATGCAACCATTGTGGGCCGTCAGTCTGACTACTCTATTTATAGTCCCCATTTATCTACCTATGGGGAAGATGATCGCTTTGATCATAAAGCAGCAGAAGGGTTCATTTATATTTGGGGACTGCCTACCAGAGTTTGGGCAGAAAAAACCAGAGGTTAA
- a CDS encoding DUF2949 domain-containing protein, which produces MNPTATQFIDFLQQDLAIPAESIDLALRDEQAMPHHFPMILWQYGLVNKEQLESVFDWLDDHLL; this is translated from the coding sequence ATGAATCCTACTGCAACCCAATTCATTGATTTTTTACAACAAGATTTGGCGATTCCTGCCGAATCAATTGACTTAGCCTTGCGGGATGAACAAGCCATGCCCCATCATTTTCCCATGATTCTCTGGCAATATGGCTTAGTCAATAAAGAACAATTAGAATCTGTTTTTGACTGGTTAGACGATCATCTTTTATAA
- a CDS encoding TRAP transporter substrate-binding protein, which produces MKRRYFISNGTLGVTAAAVLSSCQSQTQPIDTGSLPSLRWKMQTSWPKSLDTIFGGAQTICDRVEAMTGGKFTITPYAAGEIVPGLEVLDAVQQGTVECGHSPSYYYVGKNPALGFGTAMPFGLNAQQQNAWLYHGGGLEAMHKVYSDFNIISFPAGNTGTQMGGWFKREVKSVNDLKGLKMRIPGLGGEVMSRLGVNVQVLPGGEIFLALDTGAIDAAEWVGPYDDEKLGLNKAASYYYYPGWWEPGATLDLQINKTAWEKLPKEYQAILQAAAMEANLNMLSQYDAQNRIALQSLLKGGTKLIPYSEEILKAAQKVSFDLYAENASKNPSFKEVYDSWNKFRQEILQWNSINELSYANFVAKSPN; this is translated from the coding sequence ATGAAACGAAGATATTTTATTAGCAATGGGACATTAGGAGTGACTGCGGCCGCTGTCCTCAGTTCTTGTCAGTCTCAAACTCAACCCATAGATACGGGTTCCTTGCCTTCTCTGCGCTGGAAAATGCAGACCAGTTGGCCCAAATCATTAGATACTATTTTTGGTGGGGCCCAAACTATTTGCGATCGCGTAGAAGCCATGACTGGGGGAAAATTTACCATTACTCCCTATGCGGCCGGAGAAATTGTACCAGGGTTAGAAGTCTTAGATGCCGTACAACAAGGTACAGTCGAATGTGGCCACTCTCCCAGTTATTATTATGTGGGCAAAAATCCGGCCTTAGGCTTTGGAACAGCTATGCCTTTTGGGTTGAATGCCCAACAACAAAATGCTTGGCTTTATCATGGCGGTGGTTTAGAAGCCATGCACAAAGTCTATAGTGATTTTAATATAATTAGTTTCCCGGCGGGCAATACAGGCACTCAGATGGGAGGATGGTTTAAACGAGAAGTTAAGTCTGTTAATGACCTTAAGGGCTTAAAAATGCGAATTCCTGGGTTGGGTGGCGAGGTAATGTCCCGTTTGGGAGTTAATGTGCAAGTATTACCAGGGGGAGAAATTTTTCTGGCCCTGGATACGGGGGCCATTGATGCTGCTGAATGGGTGGGGCCCTATGACGATGAAAAATTAGGCTTAAATAAAGCTGCATCCTATTATTATTATCCTGGTTGGTGGGAGCCAGGAGCAACTTTAGACTTACAAATTAATAAAACAGCTTGGGAAAAATTACCCAAAGAATATCAGGCTATTTTACAAGCGGCAGCGATGGAGGCTAATTTGAATATGTTAAGTCAATATGATGCTCAAAATCGTATCGCTTTACAATCTTTGTTGAAAGGGGGAACAAAATTGATTCCCTATTCTGAGGAAATTTTAAAGGCTGCACAAAAAGTATCCTTTGATTTATATGCAGAAAATGCCAGTAAAAATCCTTCTTTTAAAGAGGTTTATGACTCTTGGAATAAATTTAGACAAGAAATTTTACAGTGGAATTCTATCAATGAATTAAGTTATGCTAATTTTGTGGCAAAATCTCCTAATTGA
- a CDS encoding DUF6816 family protein codes for MRILIVFLAFIIILLANVSPSQAGELLEHIQTYPDWNKPLNLSQAQGDLVYPDWMEGTWNVTSILLDQVAPLAPEIVTPGFKNNQRYLNQPLHFQVRFQKQSSPIPNIFALASFISSQLPIVANREFNGYQIAKAYLGKDATISVKNDPNNPNRQITFLSQNNQLISTVTERQQERPKVQTFVATEITQQIFQRPSSIYINEVETTTNYHLIADNKIEAEQITAIYLSPKDPDYFKAINRPIALYKYQLNLSRNLNITNIK; via the coding sequence ATGCGTATTTTAATTGTATTTTTGGCATTTATTATTATATTGTTGGCAAATGTTTCACCAAGTCAAGCGGGGGAATTACTTGAGCATATTCAGACTTATCCTGACTGGAATAAACCTTTAAATTTAAGTCAAGCTCAAGGAGATTTAGTCTATCCTGATTGGATGGAGGGAACCTGGAATGTTACCAGTATTTTGTTAGATCAAGTGGCTCCTTTAGCCCCAGAAATTGTTACTCCTGGCTTTAAAAATAATCAACGTTATCTTAATCAACCCTTGCATTTTCAAGTTCGTTTTCAAAAGCAATCTTCCCCTATTCCTAATATTTTTGCTTTAGCTTCTTTTATCTCTTCTCAATTACCTATTGTGGCAAATCGAGAATTTAATGGTTATCAAATTGCTAAAGCTTATCTGGGAAAAGATGCAACCATATCTGTCAAAAACGATCCGAATAATCCTAATCGTCAAATTACGTTTTTATCCCAAAATAATCAACTAATTTCTACAGTAACCGAACGGCAACAAGAACGGCCCAAGGTTCAAACATTTGTCGCTACAGAAATTACACAGCAAATTTTTCAAAGACCTTCCAGTATTTATATTAATGAAGTAGAAACCACAACTAATTATCATTTAATTGCTGATAATAAAATAGAAGCCGAACAAATTACAGCCATTTATTTATCCCCTAAAGATCCTGATTATTTCAAAGCTATTAATCGCCCCATTGCTCTATATAAATATCAGTTAAACTTGTCTCGAAACCTTAATATAACTAATATTAAATGA
- the ftsY gene encoding signal recognition particle-docking protein FtsY codes for MFNWFRRKISQPEQEQPATPAPETTSPPTSEPETVTEEKTQEDYLTWAKTAYKNIQQRKDESQTTEAVETSEVPSETVTESQPVTEEEPVTPTETSSEDVPVWMQKSDRLEVLKETAIETAPPPEETPLTFDEEFVWSAKVLAAQGRAPEDISEDEINWLKRLRQGLGKTRRGLVNQLKSIVGQGPLNQDAVMSIEALLLQADVGVEATDHIISTLQKKLLEESLPSEQAIEYLKGILRDILDRPLQQVKNPGFAPEKDTLNIWLLTGVNGAGKTTTIGKLAHLSQQSGYSCIIAAADTFRAAAVEQVKVWGARSNTPVIANPGKNTDPAAVVFDGIAAAQARQVDLLLVDTAGRLQNKKNLMEELAKIRRIIDKKAPDAQVESLLVLDATLGQNGLRQAEVFSQSANLSGVVLTKLDGTAKGGVALAVAQQLNLPIRFIGAGEGIEDLRPFSSYEFVEALLNG; via the coding sequence ATGTTTAATTGGTTCCGTCGTAAAATAAGCCAACCAGAGCAAGAACAACCAGCAACCCCGGCCCCAGAAACCACTTCACCCCCAACCTCTGAACCCGAAACTGTAACCGAGGAGAAGACACAAGAAGACTATCTAACTTGGGCCAAAACCGCTTATAAAAATATTCAACAACGGAAAGATGAATCTCAAACTACCGAGGCAGTAGAGACATCAGAAGTCCCCTCAGAAACTGTTACCGAATCCCAACCCGTTACGGAAGAAGAACCTGTTACCCCAACAGAAACCTCCTCAGAAGATGTTCCCGTTTGGATGCAAAAATCTGATCGTCTAGAAGTTCTTAAAGAAACAGCGATCGAAACTGCACCTCCCCCAGAAGAAACGCCCTTAACGTTTGATGAAGAATTTGTTTGGTCAGCGAAAGTTTTAGCGGCCCAAGGCCGGGCCCCTGAAGATATATCTGAAGACGAAATTAACTGGTTAAAACGTCTCCGTCAAGGGTTAGGAAAAACCCGTCGCGGTTTAGTTAACCAACTAAAATCAATTGTTGGTCAAGGGCCTCTAAACCAAGATGCAGTAATGTCAATTGAAGCCCTATTATTGCAAGCAGATGTCGGAGTTGAAGCTACGGATCATATAATTAGTACCTTACAAAAGAAACTATTAGAAGAATCTTTGCCTTCAGAACAAGCGATTGAATATCTCAAAGGTATTTTAAGGGATATTTTAGATCGTCCGTTACAACAGGTAAAAAATCCAGGATTTGCCCCCGAAAAAGACACCTTAAATATTTGGTTATTAACCGGAGTAAATGGGGCGGGAAAAACCACCACCATTGGCAAACTAGCTCATTTATCTCAACAGTCTGGTTATAGTTGTATTATTGCTGCGGCTGATACTTTCCGGGCTGCTGCGGTGGAACAGGTGAAAGTTTGGGGTGCAAGAAGTAATACTCCTGTTATTGCCAACCCAGGAAAAAATACTGACCCTGCTGCTGTGGTTTTTGATGGGATTGCTGCGGCCCAAGCTCGTCAAGTTGATCTATTATTAGTGGATACGGCAGGACGCTTACAAAACAAAAAGAATTTGATGGAAGAACTCGCAAAAATTCGCCGTATTATTGATAAAAAAGCCCCCGATGCTCAAGTAGAATCTTTATTAGTTTTAGATGCGACTTTAGGGCAGAATGGACTACGACAGGCGGAAGTTTTTTCTCAATCAGCTAATTTAAGCGGAGTAGTTTTAACTAAGTTAGATGGAACAGCAAAAGGCGGAGTTGCTTTAGCAGTGGCCCAACAATTAAATTTACCCATTCGTTTTATTGGTGCAGGAGAGGGAATTGAAGATTTACGGCCTTTTTCTAGTTATGAATTTGTCGAAGCTCTATTAAATGGTTAA
- a CDS encoding DUF29 domain-containing protein: MTIQTHLSTQTLYNQDYYLWLQTTIKQLKSGQFSTLDVENLIEELESMGKNDRRALESLLTRLLEHLLKLTYWQTEREYNQRGWKNEIRNFRLQIKKILKDSPSLKPYLTEILGECYDDAKNLFMDSSGITASILPQTQIGTVEQILDENWFPDCLENKKASR, from the coding sequence ATGACAATACAGACTCATTTATCAACTCAAACCTTATATAACCAAGATTATTATCTTTGGTTACAAACCACCATCAAACAGTTAAAATCTGGTCAGTTTTCTACCTTAGATGTAGAAAACTTAATTGAGGAGTTGGAGAGTATGGGAAAAAATGATCGTCGTGCCTTAGAAAGTCTCCTAACCCGACTCTTAGAACACTTACTTAAGTTAACTTATTGGCAAACAGAACGGGAATACAATCAAAGGGGATGGAAAAATGAAATTCGGAATTTTCGCTTACAAATTAAGAAAATTTTGAAAGATAGTCCCAGTCTCAAGCCTTATCTCACTGAGATTTTAGGTGAGTGCTATGATGATGCGAAAAACCTATTTATGGACTCCTCTGGCATAACTGCTTCTATACTACCCCAAACCCAGATAGGAACTGTTGAACAAATTTTAGATGAAAATTGGTTTCCTGATTGTTTAGAGAATAAAAAAGCGTCTAGATAA
- a CDS encoding F0F1 ATP synthase subunit gamma, which translates to MANLKAIRDRIQSVKNTKKITEAMRLVAAAKVRRAQEQVISTRPFADALANVLYNLLTRLQFGDVSLALLQQRTVKTVALVVVSGDRGLCGGYNNYIIRRAEQRIKELESQGISYRLVTVGRKATQYFSRREAPIEKKYTGLNQIPTADEAGSIADELLSLFLSETVDRVELIYTRFVSLISSRPVIQTLLPLTMQGLEVEDDEMFRLITREGKLQVERQTVTQTMSTFPQDMIFEQDPVQILDSLLPLYINNQLLRALQESAASELAARMTAMSNASENAGQLIGTLTLSYNKARQAAITQQLMEVVAGANAL; encoded by the coding sequence ATGGCCAATCTTAAAGCTATCCGCGATCGCATTCAGTCGGTCAAAAATACCAAGAAAATTACTGAAGCTATGCGTCTTGTGGCTGCCGCGAAGGTGCGTCGCGCCCAAGAACAAGTTATCTCTACTCGGCCTTTTGCTGATGCCTTGGCCAACGTTCTCTATAATTTGCTGACCCGTTTACAATTCGGGGATGTTAGCCTCGCCCTACTGCAACAACGAACCGTGAAAACAGTGGCCCTTGTGGTGGTTTCTGGCGATCGCGGTTTATGTGGAGGCTACAACAATTACATCATCCGTCGTGCTGAACAGCGGATCAAGGAATTAGAGAGCCAAGGAATTAGTTACCGTTTAGTAACGGTAGGACGGAAAGCAACTCAATATTTTTCTCGTCGGGAAGCCCCCATTGAGAAAAAATATACTGGGTTGAACCAAATTCCCACTGCTGATGAGGCAGGAAGCATTGCGGATGAATTACTATCTTTGTTTTTATCAGAAACGGTAGATCGGGTAGAGTTAATTTATACTCGTTTTGTCTCCCTAATTAGTTCTCGTCCTGTGATACAAACTTTGTTACCTTTGACTATGCAAGGGTTAGAAGTGGAAGATGATGAAATGTTCCGCTTGATTACCCGTGAAGGTAAATTACAGGTAGAAAGGCAAACCGTAACTCAGACGATGAGTACATTTCCCCAAGACATGATTTTTGAACAAGATCCGGTGCAAATTCTGGATTCTTTGTTACCTTTATATATCAATAACCAGTTACTCAGAGCTTTACAAGAATCAGCCGCTAGTGAATTAGCTGCGCGGATGACTGCCATGAGTAATGCCAGTGAGAATGCAGGTCAACTCATTGGGACGTTGACCTTATCTTATAACAAAGCGCGTCAGGCTGCCATTACCCAACAGTTGATGGAAGTAGTTGCTGGTGCGAATGCTTTGTAA
- the atpA gene encoding F0F1 ATP synthase subunit alpha has translation MVSIRPDEISSIIRQQIESYDQSVQVSSVGTVLQVGDGTARIYGLEQAMAGELLEFEDGTIGIALNLEEDNVGAVLMGTGLDIQEGSTVKATGKIAQVPVGDAMIGRVVDSLGRPLDGKGDINTTETRLIESPAPGIIARKSVCEPMQTGITAIDAMIPIGRGQRELIIGDRKTGKTAIAIDTIINQKSEDVICVYVAIGQKASTVAQVIGVLEEKGAMAYTIVVAANANDPATLQYLAPYTGASLAEYFMYKGKATLVIYDDLSKQAQAYRQLSLLLKRPPGREAYPGDVFYIHSRLLERAAKLSDKLGGGSMTALPVIETQAGDVSAYIPTNVISITDGQIFLSSDLFNSGFRPAINAGISVSRVGSAAQTKAMKQVAGKLKLELAQFAELEAFSQFASDLDAATQAQLARGQRLRQILKQPENSPLAVWEQVAITYAGLNGYIDEIPVNKATDFASGLREYIKTSKPKYAEIVNSEKKLTDEAETLLKEAIKEYKQAFAA, from the coding sequence ATGGTTAGTATCAGACCCGACGAAATCAGCAGCATTATTCGCCAGCAAATTGAGTCCTATGACCAAAGCGTTCAAGTTTCCAGCGTGGGAACTGTTCTGCAAGTTGGAGACGGAACCGCCCGCATTTATGGCTTAGAACAGGCTATGGCTGGTGAACTCCTAGAATTTGAAGACGGAACCATCGGCATTGCTCTTAACTTAGAAGAGGACAATGTAGGGGCCGTGTTAATGGGGACAGGCTTAGATATTCAAGAAGGCAGTACCGTTAAAGCTACCGGAAAAATTGCTCAGGTTCCCGTAGGGGACGCAATGATTGGTCGGGTGGTTGACTCTTTGGGTCGTCCCTTAGATGGCAAAGGCGATATCAATACCACCGAAACTCGCTTAATTGAATCTCCTGCTCCTGGTATTATTGCTCGTAAATCTGTGTGTGAACCGATGCAAACAGGGATTACGGCTATCGATGCGATGATTCCCATTGGCAGAGGACAACGGGAATTAATCATTGGTGACCGGAAAACGGGTAAAACTGCGATCGCCATTGATACCATCATTAACCAGAAGTCAGAAGACGTAATCTGTGTTTATGTGGCGATTGGTCAAAAGGCTTCTACCGTCGCTCAGGTGATTGGTGTCCTGGAAGAAAAAGGAGCCATGGCCTATACCATTGTGGTTGCTGCTAACGCCAATGACCCCGCAACCCTTCAATATTTGGCCCCCTATACCGGAGCCAGCTTAGCGGAATATTTCATGTATAAAGGTAAGGCTACTCTGGTTATCTATGATGACCTATCTAAGCAAGCTCAAGCCTACCGTCAATTGTCTTTGTTGCTGAAACGTCCCCCAGGTCGGGAAGCTTATCCTGGAGATGTATTCTACATCCACTCTCGTTTATTGGAACGGGCGGCTAAACTGAGTGATAAGCTTGGTGGTGGTAGTATGACGGCGTTACCTGTGATTGAAACCCAAGCGGGTGACGTATCAGCCTACATTCCCACTAACGTTATTTCCATCACAGACGGACAAATTTTCTTGTCCAGTGACTTGTTTAACTCTGGTTTCCGTCCTGCCATCAACGCAGGTATCTCCGTGAGTCGGGTGGGTTCAGCGGCCCAAACTAAAGCCATGAAACAGGTGGCTGGTAAGTTAAAGCTAGAACTAGCTCAGTTTGCTGAATTAGAAGCTTTCTCTCAATTTGCTTCTGACTTAGATGCTGCTACCCAAGCGCAGTTAGCACGGGGTCAGCGGTTACGTCAAATTCTCAAACAGCCTGAAAACTCACCCCTAGCGGTGTGGGAACAGGTGGCAATTACTTATGCGGGACTCAATGGCTATATTGATGAGATTCCTGTTAATAAAGCCACTGACTTTGCCTCTGGACTTCGGGAATATATCAAAACCAGCAAGCCCAAATATGCTGAAATCGTCAACAGTGAGAAGAAACTCACCGATGAAGCAGAAACCTTGCTCAAAGAAGCCATTAAGGAGTACAAACAGGCTTTTGCTGCTTAA
- the atpH gene encoding ATP synthase F1 subunit delta, with protein sequence MKGSLLSKEIAEPYAQALMSLAESHHITESIGEDCRAILEMLEDCSDLRAFVSSPIIKEEDKRAVLTRILGRDIHHYLRNFVMLLVDKRRITFLEDICQQYLALLRKLTNTVLAEVTASTELNDEQRRAVSDKIKVLTGARSVEMKTYADPDLIGGVIIKVGSQVFDASLRGQLRRIGLTLGGAS encoded by the coding sequence GTGAAAGGATCACTGTTAAGTAAAGAAATTGCTGAGCCTTATGCTCAAGCCCTCATGTCTCTTGCTGAGTCTCACCACATTACAGAGTCTATCGGCGAAGACTGTCGCGCGATTCTGGAAATGTTGGAAGATTGCTCAGATTTACGGGCATTTGTTAGCTCTCCCATCATTAAAGAAGAGGATAAAAGAGCCGTATTAACTCGGATACTCGGACGGGATATCCATCATTATTTGCGGAACTTTGTCATGCTTTTGGTTGATAAGCGACGAATTACCTTCCTAGAAGATATTTGTCAGCAATATCTAGCCCTACTCAGAAAATTGACCAATACTGTCTTAGCTGAGGTGACAGCATCAACAGAATTAAACGACGAGCAACGTCGGGCTGTCAGCGATAAAATTAAAGTCTTAACGGGGGCCCGTTCCGTTGAAATGAAGACCTATGCTGACCCTGATTTAATTGGGGGTGTCATCATCAAGGTAGGCTCCCAAGTCTTTGATGCCAGCCTTCGTGGACAACTACGCCGCATCGGCCTCACTCTTGGCGGTGCTTCTTAA
- a CDS encoding F0F1 ATP synthase subunit B translates to MIDSFLLLATESHAEGEALIGFHFDFLESNIFNLAILVGVLFFYGRKAVGKILSDRRNQIAQAIQEVEERQRKAVAALASEQKKLTQAQAEGERIRQAAQERAKVIAAEIAAQSEQDIARLQETAAADLSSEQERVIAQLKKQIAEEAVVKAESLLKERVNYDAQQRLIDRSIAQLGG, encoded by the coding sequence ATGATCGATTCTTTTTTATTATTAGCTACAGAAAGTCACGCAGAAGGGGAAGCCCTGATCGGGTTTCACTTCGACTTCTTAGAAAGCAACATCTTTAACCTGGCCATTCTGGTGGGCGTTTTGTTTTTTTATGGCCGCAAAGCTGTAGGAAAAATTCTCAGCGATCGCCGTAACCAAATTGCCCAGGCCATTCAAGAGGTTGAAGAAAGACAACGCAAAGCTGTTGCCGCTTTAGCCTCAGAACAGAAAAAATTAACCCAAGCACAAGCAGAAGGGGAACGGATTCGCCAAGCTGCCCAAGAAAGAGCCAAAGTCATTGCGGCAGAAATTGCCGCCCAAAGTGAACAAGATATTGCTCGTCTCCAAGAAACGGCTGCAGCCGATCTCTCCTCTGAGCAAGAACGAGTGATCGCTCAGTTGAAAAAGCAAATTGCGGAAGAGGCAGTGGTGAAAGCGGAAAGTCTACTCAAAGAACGGGTTAATTATGACGCACAACAACGCCTTATTGATCGCAGTATCGCTCAGTTAGGAGGTTAA
- a CDS encoding F0F1 ATP synthase subunit B': MFDFDATLPMMALQFVVLAIILNAIFYKPLNKVLDERADYIRKQETDELEKLTKAKKLAQEYEQQLADARKQSQEIIGTAQADAKKIATDAMAAAQKQAQAKKEAVAQEIEQQRQDALRNLEQQVDALSRQILEKLLGSEFVN, translated from the coding sequence ATGTTTGATTTTGATGCAACCTTGCCGATGATGGCATTGCAGTTTGTTGTGTTGGCGATTATCCTCAACGCAATTTTTTACAAGCCTTTAAATAAGGTGTTAGATGAACGGGCTGACTACATCCGTAAACAAGAGACAGATGAGCTAGAAAAGCTGACCAAAGCTAAAAAGCTTGCCCAAGAATACGAGCAACAATTGGCAGACGCTCGTAAGCAGTCTCAAGAGATTATTGGGACGGCTCAAGCCGATGCCAAAAAAATTGCGACTGATGCCATGGCCGCTGCCCAAAAACAAGCCCAGGCCAAGAAAGAAGCTGTTGCCCAAGAAATTGAGCAGCAACGCCAAGATGCTCTAAGGAATCTAGAACAACAAGTTGATGCCTTAAGCCGTCAAATTCTAGAAAAACTCCTAGGGTCTGAATTTGTAAATTAA
- the atpE gene encoding ATP synthase F0 subunit C, protein MNPTVAAASVIAAALAVGLAAIGPGIGQGNASGQAVSGIARQPEAEGKIRGTLLLTLAFMESLTIYGLVISLVLLFANPFA, encoded by the coding sequence ATGAATCCAACTGTTGCTGCTGCTTCTGTTATCGCTGCTGCTCTAGCTGTAGGTTTAGCCGCTATCGGCCCTGGTATTGGTCAAGGAAACGCATCCGGTCAGGCTGTTTCTGGGATTGCTCGCCAGCCCGAAGCTGAAGGTAAAATTCGCGGAACCTTACTGTTAACTTTAGCGTTCATGGAATCCCTCACCATCTATGGTCTGGTTATTTCTCTCGTTCTCTTATTTGCTAACCCCTTCGCATAA